A window of the Roseburia sp. 831b genome harbors these coding sequences:
- a CDS encoding methyl-accepting chemotaxis protein: MKRNINFQSIRAKMLLALLLPVCLMIVLGVIAYDMAYSSIVKTFTESAEQSVSMTSDYMNFGLDKVTDTAVDYLVNEDIEKYFTNKMGNSEATTYQSDLQNDFVSKTDTDSFISGIYILGDDGYSISTSQKSSKGLYGEFAKTTQGKEAVEGGYSWCGNSSELDDMLEVSSDSYILRMAKKYYKNDIMLVMDIDKTAIVDILQGLDLGDGSLVSFVTKDDREIGKDGSEDAVFTGTKFYQMAKESDLDSGYIENVSYNGSDYMFLYAKVQQADALLCVLVPNKVIFSRVASIRYLIAGFVVIAAVLSALIGWIIVNGVNKSIRKLVGTFEKLSTGDFTAQIEKMSNDELGTLNRHVGNMIESVRKLIGNVDVVEDKVVESMDHINSATTNMADTSLEIRDSVNEMGERFNKQVAGTERCSGVMSNLSEEIQMVKDYTDVINQVAEQTQNSIGESQEQLRALQHRSTESINMNMEVVRIINDLNKSITDIENIIGVVNEIAGQTKLLALNASIEAARAGEMGKGFAVVAEEVGTLAEQSTKSTADINEIVAQIKGKILDAVNQSAKTKDVIALQEEALANTAEGFNSMKQDMEVLMEKFTTISEKVNDMENEKNASVESIEEIALMVNDNVDSMKEMIERINKQTDMAVDMSKLSQEVKEDMDQMDQSINQFKI, encoded by the coding sequence ATGAAACGAAACATCAATTTCCAAAGCATCAGGGCAAAAATGCTGCTTGCATTGTTACTCCCGGTATGTCTGATGATTGTGCTAGGAGTCATTGCGTATGATATGGCATATTCGAGCATTGTGAAAACATTCACAGAGTCGGCAGAGCAGTCGGTGAGTATGACGTCAGATTATATGAATTTTGGATTAGATAAGGTAACCGATACTGCTGTTGATTATCTGGTAAATGAGGATATCGAAAAGTATTTTACTAATAAGATGGGTAACTCAGAAGCGACAACCTATCAGTCGGATTTACAAAACGATTTTGTGTCAAAGACCGATACGGATTCCTTTATCAGTGGAATCTATATTTTAGGAGACGACGGCTACTCAATTTCAACCTCACAGAAGTCCAGCAAGGGACTTTATGGGGAGTTCGCGAAGACCACACAGGGAAAAGAAGCGGTAGAAGGCGGATATAGCTGGTGCGGAAACAGCAGCGAGTTAGACGATATGTTAGAGGTATCATCCGATTCCTACATTCTTAGAATGGCAAAAAAATACTACAAAAACGATATCATGCTGGTTATGGATATTGACAAAACCGCAATTGTCGATATTTTACAAGGACTTGATTTAGGGGACGGAAGCCTTGTTTCCTTTGTGACAAAGGATGACAGGGAAATTGGAAAAGATGGCTCGGAGGACGCTGTTTTTACCGGAACAAAGTTTTATCAGATGGCAAAGGAAAGCGATTTGGACAGTGGATACATTGAAAACGTTTCCTATAACGGTTCAGACTATATGTTCCTCTATGCAAAAGTGCAGCAGGCGGATGCCCTACTTTGTGTGCTTGTGCCAAATAAAGTAATCTTTTCAAGAGTGGCATCCATCCGTTATCTGATTGCCGGATTTGTTGTGATTGCAGCAGTATTATCGGCACTGATTGGCTGGATTATTGTAAATGGCGTAAACAAATCCATCCGCAAGCTGGTAGGCACGTTTGAAAAACTTTCAACCGGTGACTTTACCGCCCAGATTGAGAAAATGTCAAACGACGAGCTAGGCACCTTAAACCGTCATGTTGGAAATATGATTGAAAGTGTCCGTAAACTGATTGGCAATGTGGATGTTGTGGAGGATAAGGTCGTAGAATCGATGGATCACATCAACAGTGCAACGACAAATATGGCAGATACCTCATTGGAAATCAGAGATTCCGTGAATGAAATGGGAGAACGGTTTAACAAACAGGTTGCCGGTACAGAACGCTGCTCCGGCGTCATGAGTAATCTTTCTGAGGAGATTCAGATGGTGAAAGACTACACGGATGTCATCAACCAGGTGGCAGAACAGACACAGAATTCCATCGGTGAGAGCCAGGAACAGCTTAGGGCATTACAGCATCGTTCAACGGAAAGTATCAACATGAATATGGAAGTTGTAAGAATCATCAATGACTTAAATAAGAGCATTACCGATATTGAAAATATCATCGGCGTTGTCAATGAGATTGCAGGACAGACCAAACTGCTGGCATTAAATGCATCCATTGAAGCTGCAAGAGCAGGAGAGATGGGAAAAGGTTTCGCAGTTGTTGCAGAAGAGGTTGGAACATTAGCGGAACAGTCTACCAAATCAACAGCGGATATCAACGAGATTGTAGCGCAGATTAAAGGTAAAATTTTAGATGCAGTGAATCAGTCTGCAAAGACCAAAGATGTGATTGCTTTGCAGGAAGAAGCGTTGGCAAATACCGCAGAAGGATTTAATTCCATGAAGCAGGATATGGAAGTGCTGATGGAGAAGTTTACGACCATTTCAGAAAAAGTAAACGACATGGAAAATGAGAAAAATGCATCCGTAGAGAGCATAGAAGAGATTGCTCTTATGGTAAATGATAACGTTGATTCGATGAAAGAAATGATAGAAAGAATCAACAAACAGACCGATATGGCGGTCGACATGAGTAAGCTCTCCCAGGAAGTAAAAGAGGACATGGATCAGATGGATCAGTCCATTAACCAGTTTAAGATATAA
- a CDS encoding response regulator, which translates to MRLDDAKILISDDSILARKQLMDMISCFGAPDFLEASNGQETIDIYKTEKPDLVFLDIVMPVKDGNEAIQEIIREDSSAELIIVSSIGTQSQLKTALESGAKDFIQKPLDREQVKKILKTRFEGR; encoded by the coding sequence ATGAGATTAGACGATGCGAAAATTTTAATTAGCGACGACTCCATTCTCGCTAGAAAACAACTAATGGATATGATTTCATGTTTCGGTGCTCCTGACTTTCTGGAAGCTTCAAATGGTCAGGAAACCATTGATATATACAAAACTGAGAAACCAGACCTCGTTTTTCTTGACATTGTAATGCCGGTCAAGGACGGAAACGAAGCCATCCAGGAAATTATCCGGGAGGATTCTTCTGCAGAATTGATTATCGTTTCCTCGATTGGAACACAGTCCCAGTTGAAAACTGCCTTAGAATCTGGTGCTAAGGATTTTATTCAAAAACCACTCGACCGTGAACAGGTCAAGAAAATATTAAAAACAAGATTCGAAGGGAGATAA
- a CDS encoding citrate/2-methylcitrate synthase, whose translation MTTNPFSEVTPELLHLSEFCKSCAVIDPDLYTKYDVKRGLRDLNGKGVLVGLTEISDVCASKVVDGKTVPMHGELYYRGYNVKDIINGISEDNHFGFEECTYLLLFGKLPTQEELSEFTKMLSQYRTLPTSFVRDIIMKAPSKDMMNTLARSVLTLYSYDDKADDISVPNVLRQCLQLISLFPLLSVYGYQAYKHYHDGASLFIHSPKPEYSTAENILHILRADSQFSPLEAKLLDIALILHMEHGGGNNSTFTTHLVSSSGTDTYSAIAASLGSLKGPKHGGANIKVVKMFEDMKANISDWSDEDEIARYLTALLHKEAFDHAGLIYGMGHAVYSLSDPRAEIFRSFVQKLSAEKGYEKEFALYSCVERLAPEIIAKERKIYKGVSPNVDFYSGFAYSMLGLPVELYTPIFAIARISGWSAHRLEEVAHNGKIMRPAYKNVGEHKTYIPMQDR comes from the coding sequence GTGACTACAAATCCATTTTCAGAGGTGACACCTGAGTTACTACATCTATCTGAATTCTGCAAAAGCTGTGCCGTGATTGATCCTGACCTCTACACAAAATATGACGTAAAGCGCGGGCTTCGTGACTTAAACGGAAAGGGTGTTCTTGTCGGTCTGACTGAGATTTCAGACGTCTGTGCATCCAAGGTTGTAGATGGTAAGACGGTTCCAATGCATGGTGAACTGTATTACAGAGGGTATAACGTAAAAGATATCATCAACGGAATTTCAGAGGATAATCATTTTGGTTTTGAAGAATGTACCTATTTATTATTATTTGGGAAACTCCCTACCCAGGAAGAGTTATCGGAATTCACAAAAATGCTTAGCCAATATCGTACCCTTCCAACAAGTTTTGTTCGGGATATTATTATGAAGGCTCCAAGCAAAGATATGATGAATACACTCGCAAGAAGTGTGTTAACACTTTATTCTTACGATGACAAAGCGGACGATATTTCTGTTCCAAATGTATTAAGACAGTGTTTACAGCTTATCAGTCTGTTCCCACTTCTTTCGGTCTATGGCTATCAGGCTTACAAGCATTATCATGACGGTGCAAGTCTTTTTATCCATTCTCCAAAGCCGGAATATTCGACCGCAGAAAACATTTTGCATATTCTGCGTGCTGACAGCCAGTTTAGTCCTTTGGAGGCGAAATTATTAGACATCGCACTGATTCTACATATGGAACACGGTGGTGGTAACAACTCGACTTTCACCACACACTTAGTCTCCTCTTCCGGAACCGATACTTATTCTGCAATCGCAGCATCCTTAGGTTCCCTGAAAGGTCCAAAACACGGTGGTGCCAATATCAAAGTCGTAAAAATGTTTGAAGACATGAAAGCCAACATCAGTGACTGGTCGGACGAGGACGAAATTGCACGTTACCTGACTGCTCTTTTGCACAAGGAAGCATTTGACCATGCCGGTCTTATCTATGGTATGGGGCATGCTGTTTATTCCCTGTCAGATCCACGAGCAGAAATCTTCCGTTCCTTTGTGCAGAAACTTTCCGCTGAAAAAGGCTATGAAAAAGAATTTGCACTTTATTCCTGTGTGGAACGCCTTGCTCCGGAAATTATTGCAAAAGAACGTAAAATCTATAAGGGTGTTAGTCCAAACGTCGATTTTTACAGCGGATTTGCTTACAGCATGTTAGGTCTTCCGGTGGAATTATACACTCCAATCTTTGCAATTGCACGTATCTCCGGCTGGAGTGCCCATCGTCTGGAAGAAGTTGCCCATAATGGCAAAATTATGCGTCCTGCCTACAAGAATGTTGGCGAGCACAAGACATACATTCCAATGCAGGATCGTTAA
- a CDS encoding chemotaxis protein CheX, protein MFSQFFGSYLLSHNIVTNEQLVSAIRRLPSAHMKLSTLALYYGLLTLDDIQTILSFQENSESRFGELAVEHGYLSETDVLHLLRTPHPDFLLLGQILVDDGILSNQELQDLLLDYQSNHEVMELETSDVSDEQKEEISQFLHRYFSSDAYIASSVAVEYMSLFFNNLIRFIGDDFTMLEPIPITEYPILHCVSQHISGAYSITMYLDLDEETATGFASRYGNDSYTEYNEFVESSLGDFVNLHNGLFNVNQSNSKSIELTLDPPVMEEEDILFFEKNTFLIPIVYPFGMMHFLVSFESL, encoded by the coding sequence ATGTTCTCACAATTTTTCGGAAGCTATCTTTTATCCCATAATATTGTTACCAACGAACAATTGGTTTCTGCTATCAGACGTCTGCCTTCCGCCCACATGAAGCTGAGTACCCTTGCACTCTACTACGGACTTTTAACCTTAGATGATATCCAGACTATCTTATCCTTTCAGGAAAATAGTGAAAGTCGTTTTGGCGAACTTGCAGTAGAACATGGCTACCTGTCTGAAACCGATGTCTTACATCTTTTAAGGACACCGCATCCTGACTTTTTGCTTTTGGGGCAGATTCTAGTCGATGATGGCATTCTTTCAAATCAGGAATTACAGGATTTGCTTCTTGATTATCAATCCAACCATGAAGTAATGGAACTTGAAACCTCAGATGTTTCGGATGAGCAGAAAGAAGAAATCAGTCAGTTTCTTCATCGGTATTTTTCATCGGATGCCTATATCGCCTCCTCTGTTGCTGTCGAATACATGTCTTTGTTTTTTAACAACCTGATTCGTTTCATCGGTGATGACTTTACGATGTTAGAACCGATTCCGATAACGGAATATCCGATTCTTCACTGTGTTTCCCAGCACATCAGCGGTGCCTACTCGATTACAATGTATCTCGACTTAGACGAAGAGACCGCAACCGGATTTGCCTCCCGCTACGGAAACGATTCCTATACCGAATATAATGAATTTGTGGAGTCTTCCCTCGGTGATTTTGTCAATCTGCACAATGGACTGTTCAATGTAAACCAGTCTAACAGCAAATCCATTGAGTTGACCTTAGACCCTCCTGTTATGGAAGAAGAAGATATTCTGTTTTTCGAAAAAAATACGTTCTTAATTCCAATTGTTTATCCATTTGGAATGATGCACTTTTTGGTATCTTTTGAATCACTTTAA
- a CDS encoding sensor histidine kinase, with protein MKHEKISIKWKIFLYLLGFTAILLLVMWLLQICYLDFFYKMIKTGEAEQVISETIALLQSDEEDVQSQIDMLAAENNMAIYVTDTQGNEVYSAEYISTTRLGTMPSEDFWNYYENAKENQGSAKIEFKGDKNMADMEKMQKPAVSPDNPQFMQNHGQDMMESVIYVNIINDGTRDLVVFVNTQLTPVDATVHTLRVELVCITVIMIVLSLLIALLISRKISKSMIRINDTAKEMAKGKFDVVFDEKDYKEIAELSTTLTQTAKELDKNENLRRELIANVSHDLRTPLTMIIAYAEVMRDLPGENTPENVQVVIDESKRLTNLVNDMLDISKLQAGVMEKNATEYNLTESIHAVLERYNKLKEQDGYVIDFEYQEEVFVEADEFKIFQVIYNLVNNAINYTGADKTVRVIQKVSDGKVRIEVSDSGEGIAKDALPYVWDRYYKVDKTHKRSVMGTGLGLSIVKNILELHQAEYGVESEVGEGSTFWFSLPVTEKKICP; from the coding sequence TTGAAGCATGAAAAGATAAGTATTAAGTGGAAGATTTTTTTATATTTGTTAGGGTTTACCGCAATTTTACTGCTGGTGATGTGGTTACTTCAGATTTGTTATCTGGACTTTTTTTATAAGATGATTAAGACTGGAGAGGCAGAGCAGGTAATCTCAGAGACGATTGCACTGTTACAGTCGGACGAGGAAGATGTCCAGTCACAGATTGATATGCTTGCCGCAGAAAATAACATGGCAATTTATGTCACGGATACCCAGGGAAATGAAGTTTATTCTGCGGAATATATTTCAACTACAAGATTAGGTACAATGCCGTCGGAAGATTTCTGGAATTATTACGAGAATGCAAAAGAGAATCAGGGCTCGGCAAAGATTGAGTTCAAGGGCGATAAAAACATGGCAGATATGGAAAAGATGCAAAAGCCAGCTGTGTCGCCAGATAATCCGCAGTTCATGCAAAATCACGGTCAGGATATGATGGAGAGCGTGATTTATGTGAACATTATTAACGACGGCACAAGAGACCTTGTTGTATTTGTCAATACACAGCTGACACCTGTGGATGCGACTGTACATACGCTTCGTGTAGAACTTGTCTGCATTACGGTGATTATGATTGTTTTATCGCTTCTGATTGCATTGCTGATTTCAAGAAAAATATCAAAATCGATGATTCGCATCAATGATACAGCAAAGGAGATGGCAAAAGGAAAGTTTGATGTTGTCTTTGATGAGAAAGATTACAAAGAGATTGCGGAGCTTTCCACTACACTGACGCAGACTGCAAAAGAACTTGACAAAAATGAAAACCTTCGAAGAGAACTGATTGCAAATGTCTCACACGATTTGCGGACACCGCTTACCATGATTATCGCTTACGCGGAGGTGATGCGGGATTTGCCGGGTGAGAACACACCGGAAAATGTCCAGGTCGTTATTGATGAGTCAAAACGGCTTACCAATTTAGTCAATGATATGCTCGATATTTCTAAATTGCAGGCCGGAGTCATGGAGAAAAATGCAACGGAGTATAATCTGACCGAGAGTATTCATGCCGTGTTAGAGCGCTACAACAAATTAAAAGAACAGGATGGATACGTAATCGATTTCGAGTACCAGGAAGAGGTGTTTGTCGAGGCGGATGAATTCAAGATTTTCCAGGTAATTTATAACCTCGTAAACAATGCAATCAACTATACCGGTGCAGATAAGACAGTGCGGGTGATTCAAAAGGTCTCGGATGGAAAGGTAAGAATCGAAGTATCAGACAGCGGAGAGGGAATCGCAAAAGATGCCCTGCCATATGTGTGGGATCGTTATTATAAGGTTGATAAGACACACAAACGTTCCGTGATGGGAACCGGACTTGGATTGTCCATTGTAAAAAACATATTGGAGCTGCATCAGGCGGAATACGGAGTGGAGAGTGAAGTTGGAGAGGGCTCTACGTTCTGGTTTTCCCTTCCTGTAACAGAAAAAAAGATTTGTCCGTAA
- the thrC gene encoding threonine synthase, with the protein MELMYASTRDANEKVTASQAILKGLANDGGLFVPTELPKLDVSVEELAKMSYQETAYVVMKQFLTDFTEEELKNCINAAYDSKFDTEEIAPLVSADGAYYLELFHGSTIAFKDMALSILPHLLITAARKNQVKNDIVILTATSGDTGKAALAGFADVKGTKIIVFYPKNGVSPIQEKQMVTQKGDNTFVVGINGNFDQAQTGVKQMFSDADLAETMNAAGYQFSSANSINIGRLVPQIVYYVYAYAKLYANGVIAKDEKINVVVPTGNFGNILAAFYAKNMGIPIAKLICASNENKVLYDFFTTGTYDRNREFILTNSPSMDILISSNLERLIYRIAGNDAKKNADFMKELTTTGKYEITAEMKEKLADFYGNYTSEEETAKVIKDLYDKTGYVIDTHTAVASGVYAKYKKDTNDTKTKTVIASTASPFKFTRSVMDAIDEKYDSMSDFELVDELSKIANVKVPKAIEEIRTAPVLHDTVCEVNEMQDVVKKFLNIK; encoded by the coding sequence ATGGAATTAATGTATGCAAGCACAAGAGATGCGAATGAGAAAGTAACAGCTTCACAGGCTATTTTAAAGGGATTGGCAAATGATGGAGGATTATTTGTACCGACAGAGCTTCCAAAGTTAGATGTCAGTGTAGAAGAATTAGCAAAAATGAGCTATCAGGAGACCGCTTATGTGGTGATGAAACAGTTTTTAACAGATTTCACAGAAGAGGAATTGAAAAACTGTATCAATGCTGCATACGACAGCAAGTTTGATACTGAGGAGATTGCCCCTTTGGTAAGCGCAGATGGTGCTTATTATCTTGAATTATTCCATGGCTCAACCATTGCATTTAAAGATATGGCATTATCTATTTTGCCACACCTTTTGATTACAGCAGCAAGAAAGAATCAGGTGAAAAATGATATCGTGATTTTAACAGCAACATCAGGAGATACCGGAAAAGCTGCTTTGGCAGGATTCGCTGATGTAAAAGGAACCAAAATTATTGTCTTTTATCCAAAGAACGGTGTCAGCCCGATTCAGGAAAAACAGATGGTAACCCAGAAGGGAGATAATACATTTGTAGTTGGAATCAATGGAAACTTTGACCAGGCACAGACCGGTGTAAAACAGATGTTCTCAGATGCTGATTTAGCAGAAACGATGAATGCGGCCGGCTATCAGTTTTCTTCTGCAAACTCCATCAATATCGGACGCCTTGTACCTCAGATTGTTTATTATGTATATGCTTATGCAAAGTTATATGCAAATGGTGTGATTGCAAAAGATGAGAAGATTAATGTTGTAGTTCCAACCGGTAATTTCGGTAATATTTTAGCAGCATTTTACGCAAAAAATATGGGAATCCCGATTGCAAAATTAATCTGCGCATCCAACGAAAACAAGGTTCTTTATGATTTCTTTACAACTGGAACATATGACAGAAACCGTGAATTTATCCTGACTAATTCTCCTTCTATGGATATTTTAATTTCCAGTAACTTAGAGCGTCTGATTTATCGTATTGCCGGAAATGATGCGAAGAAAAACGCAGACTTTATGAAAGAATTAACCACCACTGGAAAATACGAAATCACAGCAGAGATGAAAGAGAAGCTTGCAGATTTCTACGGTAATTACACCAGTGAAGAAGAGACTGCCAAGGTGATTAAGGACTTATACGATAAGACCGGATATGTGATTGACACACACACAGCAGTGGCATCCGGTGTATATGCAAAATACAAAAAGGATACAAATGACACGAAGACTAAGACGGTCATTGCATCTACCGCAAGCCCATTTAAGTTTACAAGAAGCGTGATGGATGCCATCGACGAAAAGTATGACAGCATGTCAGACTTTGAACTGGTGGATGAATTAAGCAAAATTGCAAATGTAAAAGTTCCAAAAGCAATCGAAGAAATCCGCACAGCACCGGTATTACACGATACAGTTTGCGAAGTAAATGAAATGCAGGATGTTGTGAAAAAGTTTTTAAATATCAAATAG
- a CDS encoding response regulator transcription factor, protein MERILVVDDEEKICAIIRKYAEFEGYEVKEAHDGMEAVEICKKEDFDVIILDVMMPELDGFSTCKEIRKYKKIPVIMLSARGEEYDKIHGFELGIDDYVVKPFSPRELMMRVKVVISRNKREEDTKQHEVFQKEGLQVDFTGRTVTVDGKRVDMSPKEYDLLFYLVRNRNIALQREKLITEVWGYDYYGDDRTLDTHIKLLRSSLGEYRKFLVTLRGVGYRFEA, encoded by the coding sequence ATGGAGAGAATTTTAGTTGTAGATGATGAAGAAAAAATCTGCGCAATTATCCGTAAATATGCAGAATTTGAAGGATATGAGGTCAAGGAGGCACACGATGGCATGGAAGCGGTCGAAATCTGTAAAAAAGAGGATTTCGATGTCATCATTTTAGATGTCATGATGCCGGAACTGGATGGATTTTCCACCTGCAAAGAGATTCGTAAATACAAGAAAATCCCGGTCATTATGTTATCGGCAAGAGGTGAGGAATATGACAAGATTCATGGTTTTGAACTTGGAATTGACGATTATGTGGTAAAGCCTTTTTCTCCAAGAGAACTGATGATGCGCGTGAAAGTAGTTATCAGCAGAAACAAACGGGAAGAGGACACAAAGCAGCATGAGGTGTTCCAGAAAGAAGGACTGCAGGTTGATTTTACCGGACGTACCGTGACCGTAGACGGAAAACGGGTGGATATGTCACCAAAGGAGTACGACTTGCTGTTTTATCTGGTCAGAAACCGTAACATTGCCTTACAGCGTGAAAAATTAATCACAGAGGTCTGGGGATATGATTATTACGGAGACGACAGAACGCTAGATACCCATATCAAATTACTGCGCAGCAGTCTGGGAGAATACCGTAAATTTTTAGTGACACTTCGAGGAGTAGGATACCGTTTTGAAGCATGA
- the leuD gene encoding 3-isopropylmalate dehydratase small subunit, with product MKAASGQVFKFGDNVDTDVIIPARYLNSSDPKELAAHCMEDIDADFVKKVNEGDIIVATKNFGCGSSREHAPIAIKAAGVSCVIAETFARIFYRNAINIGLPIIECPKAAKDIEAGDEVEVDFDTGVITDKTKGTSYQGQAFPPFMQKIIDCEGLVNYINQK from the coding sequence ATGAAAGCAGCAAGTGGTCAAGTATTTAAATTTGGTGACAATGTCGATACTGATGTCATCATTCCTGCAAGATATCTGAATTCTTCAGATCCAAAAGAACTTGCAGCACATTGTATGGAAGATATTGATGCCGATTTTGTGAAAAAAGTGAACGAAGGCGACATCATTGTTGCAACGAAAAACTTTGGTTGTGGTTCTTCCAGGGAACATGCACCGATTGCAATTAAGGCAGCCGGAGTCAGTTGTGTCATTGCGGAAACATTCGCAAGAATCTTTTACCGTAATGCCATTAACATTGGTCTTCCGATTATTGAGTGCCCAAAAGCCGCAAAGGACATCGAGGCAGGAGATGAAGTGGAAGTGGACTTTGATACAGGTGTGATTACCGATAAGACAAAAGGTACTTCATACCAGGGTCAGGCGTTCCCACCATTCATGCAAAAGATTATTGATTGCGAAGGTTTGGTGAATTATATCAACCAGAAATAG